In Schistocerca cancellata isolate TAMUIC-IGC-003103 chromosome 7, iqSchCanc2.1, whole genome shotgun sequence, a genomic segment contains:
- the LOC126092886 gene encoding uncharacterized protein LOC126092886, with the protein MKSDDRAQMESLAVSPITAQGKSEDTKEMESPAMSQVITQLKSKNKIQMTSLVTEQMKSEYTIERASLAMLPDNMPQEKCKDTTKVMSSFAMSVTTLETSEDITKIMWIAMSPIMAQLKCGETVQTASPAVLPVTRQEKYEDMIHISSPAMSTSMGQVKCEETTNLVSATVLPVTMQEKSQNISRTTSPVIAEVKSEDSTQIMWIAMSQLMAQLECGETVQTASPAVLPVTRQEKSEDMIQISLPAMSTSMGQVKCEETTKLVSATVLPVTMQEKSQNISRTTSPVIAEVKSEDRTQIMWIAMSPLMAQLECGETVQTASPAVLPVTRQEKSEDMIQISLPAMSTSMGQVKCEETTKLVLATVLPVTIQEKSQDISHTTSPVIAEVKSEDRTQIMWIAMSPLMAQLECGETVQTASPAVLPVTRQEKYEDMIHISSPGMSTSMGQVKCEETTNLVLATVLPVTMQEKSQNISRTTSPVIAEVKSEDRTQIMWIAMSPLMAQLKCGETIQTASPAVTPGKRQEKSEESIQTASPTMAPQVKSKDTYQISKPDMPPLTSRRKSADMTHMVSPAALPGMSGSARRMASAPKMQVASQETSSAATRVASMSSVTCCYMSGTANPNVTYNLKHKSNPVMSHNTRCTSKPISGFITRGIFQPFASYNARGASQPFSHYKARSISQPIASWNRKGIFQPMASYVGRDISQPISSYRGRGIYQPIASCNREGIFQPIASYIARNISQPASTYSRRGMSNPIKSYNRRGISQPIACYNARGISQPIYSYIRRGIPQPNASFNRRGIFQPNASLNGRGISESTSSYNRSYSYNTRCISHTTTNYNTRGISQPFASYSKNRNMGHITSLTSKYNMSHVAYPIAVYNTTRVNSATASYNSSHVSSVFF; encoded by the coding sequence ATGAAGTCAGATGATAGAGCACAAATGGAGTCGCTAGCTGTGTCGCCAATCACAGCACAAGGGAAATCCGAAGATACAAAAGAAATGGAGTCGCCAGCCATGTCACAAGTTATCACTCAACTGAAGtccaaaaataaaatacagatgacATCACTAGTCACAGAACAAATGAAGTCAGAATATACAATAGAAAGGGCATCTCTAGCCATGTTGCCAGATAATATGCCACAAGAGAAGTGCAAAGATACAACAAAAGTGATGTCATCATTTGCAATGTCAGTTACAACACTAGAGACGTCAGAAGATATAACAAAAATAATGTGGATAGCCATGTCACCAATCATGGCACAACTGAAATGTGGAGAAACAGTTCAAACAGCATCCCCAGCTGTGTTGCCGGTCACAAGACAAGAGAAATATGAAGATATGATACACATATCATCGCCAGCCATGTCAACAAGTATGGGACAAGTGAAATGCGAAGAAACAACAAACTTGGTATCGGCAACTGTGTTGCCAGTTACAATGCAAGAGAAGTCTCAAAATATATCACGTACAACTTCACCAGTCATAGCTGAAGTGAAGTCAGAAGATAGTACACAAATAATGTGGATAGCCATGTCACAACTCATGGCACAACTGGAATGTGGAGAAACAGTTCAAACAGCATCCCCAGCTGTGTTGCCAGTCACAAGACAAGAGAAATCTGAAGATATGATACAAATATCATTGCCAGCCATGTCAACAAGTATGGGACAAGTGAAATGCGAAGAAACAACAAAATTGGTATCGGCAACTGTGTTGCCAGTTACAATGCAAGAGAAGTCTCAAAATATATCACGTACAACTTCACCAGTGATAGCTGAAGTGAAGTCAGAAGATAGAACACAAATAATGTGGATAGCCATGTCACCACTCATGGCACAACTGGAATGTGGAGAAACAGTTCAAACAGCATCCCCAGCTGTGTTGCCAGTCACAAGACAAGAGAAATCTGAAGATATGATACAAATATCATTGCCAGCCATGTCAACAAGTATGGGACAAGTGAAATGCGAAGAAACAACAAAATTGGTATTGGCAACTGTGTTGCCAGTTACAATACAAGAGAAGTCTCAAGATATATCACATACGACTTCACCAGTCATAGCTGAAGTGAAGTCAGAAGACAGAACACAAATAATGTGGATAGCCATGTCACCACTCATGGCACAACTGGAATGTGGAGAAACAGTTCAAACAGCATCCCCAGCTGTGTTGCCAGTCACAAGACAAGAGAAATATGAAGATATGATACACATATCATCGCCAGGCATGTCAACAAGTATGGGACAAGTGAAATGCGAAGAAACAACAAACTTGGTATTGGCAACTGTGTTGCCAGTTACAATGCAAGAGAAGTCTCAAAATATATCACGTACAACTTCACCAGTCATAGCCGAAGTGAAGTCAGAAGATAGAACACAAATAATGTGGATAGCCATGTCACCACTCATGGCACAACTGAAATGTGGAGAAACAATTCAAACAGCATCCCCAGCTGTGACTCCAGGCAAAAGACAAGAGAAGTCTGAAGAATCAATACAAACGGCGTCGCCAACCATGGCGCCACAAGTTAAGTCCAAAGATACATATCAAATATCGAAGCCAGACATGCCACCACTCACATCACGAAGAAAATCAGCAGATATGACGCATATGGTGTCACCAGCTGCGCTGCCAGGCATGTCTGGATCTGCCAGACGAATGGCGTCAGCACCGAAAATGCAAGTGGCATCCCAAGAGACATCTTCAGCCGCAACACGAGTGGCGTCTATGAGCAGTGTTACATGCTGCTATATGAGTGGGACTGCAAACCCTAATGTCACTTACAACTTGAAACACAAGTCCAACCCCGTCATGAGCCACAATACAAGATGCACCTCCAAACCCATCAGCGGCTTCATTACAAGAGGCATCTTCCAACCATTTGCAAGCTACAATGCAAGAGGCGCCTCCCAACCTTTTTCCCATTACAAAGCAAGAAGCATCTCCCAGCCCATCGCCAGCTGGAATAGAAAAGGCATATTCCAACCAATGGCCAGCTACGTTGGAAGAGACATCTCCCAACCTATTTCCAGTTACAGGGGAAGAGGCATCTACCAACCCATCGCCAGCTGTAATAGAGAAGGCATCTTCCAACCGATAGCCAGCTACATTGCAAGAAACATCTCCCAACCTGCTTCCACTTACAGTAGAAGAGGCATGTCCAATCCCATCAAGAGCTACAATAGAAGAGGTATCTCTCAACCGATCGCCTGCTATAATGCAAGAGGCATCTCCCAACCTATTTACAGTTATATTAGAAGAGGCATCCCCCAACCCAACGCCAGCTTCAATAGAAGAGGCATCTTCCAACCGAACGCCAGCTTGAATGGAAGAGGCATCTCCGAATCTACTTCCAGCTACAATAGAAGCTACAGCTATAATACAAGATGCATATCCCATACAACCACCAATTACAATACTAGAGGCATATCCCAACCCTTCGCCAGCTACAGCAAGAATCGTAACATGGGCCACATCACCAGCCTCACTTCCAAATACAACATGAGTCATGTTGCCTATCCAATCGCAGTTTACAACACAACTCGTGTCAACAGTGCCACTGCCAGCTACAACAGCAGTCACGTTTCCagcgtttttttctaa